The Bacillus sp. NEB1478 genome contains the following window.
CAGATCCATCTCATCACATCGTAAACCGGGATGGTGTTATGCAATATGCTTGGATGGTAGGTTACGATCTTGAGCGAAATAACGATAATCTTTCGAAGGATCAATGGAATGGGGATCCGGCAAAAACAGCAACGCCTGATTACGTATTATCGACTACGGATAAAGTCCAGGGTGCCATTGTTCAGAAAATGGGTATCGCTCTAAGTACTTCTTATGGAAGAGGGAATGACAGCGTCTTGTATCGCTATGAACATCCTTTAAAAGAAGAGCCTCATAGTAGTGTTGTGGTAAATGGAAAAGAGGTTCCACTATGGTTCCTCGATGGTGCAACTTCTAAACCTCGTGAAAGTATAGCGGCAATACCTATGCCAGAGGGAATTGTAACGGTGAAAAAAGAACTTTATGTCCTTTTTGAATCTGGTGCAAATAAGTATCGGTATACGACTACTTATCCGATGGATCGGATGCTTAAAATAGATTTAAAAACGCTAATGAAAGATGATAAACAAATGGATTGATTATGAAAAAAGGTGAAGGGAATTCTCGGATTAAATAACAATAATAAACACAGAGGAGGGATAGCTTAATCGCTATCCCTTTATCTCATTTCACTATCTAATCCCATTGGTTAAATAAAAGTTGTTATCTGTTTTTATTGAGTGTCATCGTCGCTTTTGTACTCCAAAATATCCCCTGGCTGACAATCTAAAGTCTTGCATATTGCTTCTAATGTTGAAAAACGAACGGCTTTTGCTTTCCCATTTTTCAGAATGGAAAGATTCGCCATAGTTATGCCAACCCGCTCCGAAAGCTCTGTTACACTCATTTTTCGTTTTGCCAGCATCACATCAATATTAATAATAATGGCCATATTCTCCACCTCAGACCGTTAAATCATTTTCTGATTTTATATTAATCGCTTCTTGCAAAAGTCTTTGGAGAACAGCAGCAAAAACGGCGATAACCAACGAAGCAAAAGGAATGATCATTCCAACAAATATGAGACCTGGGGCATCGTCTTTTTCTGCCACGAGATAGTAGAGCGGCAAACCTAAGACATGCAAACTACAAATGGAAATAGCGCAGTATTTGATTCTCATTAAAGCTCGAACAGACAATTCAGAGAAAGCAATGTTCTTGTCAATATAACTTAACAGTTTAAAAGTTTGATAAAGGGCGAAGTAAAAAGGTAATGCCCCTCCATATAAAAGGATGAAAATGATATATTTTATGGAATGAACTCCTAAGTAATCCGATACCGCATCTGCCAGTTCAGGAACCAGAAAGATGCACAAAGCGAGAACCGGAATTCCAATGAGAATAACAGCTATCTTCATAAATAATGTGGTTGCTATCTTCATAAAAAACACCTCTCATATAAATGTTAATTGTTTTTTGGCTGTGAGTCCAAGATATTCTTTATTGGTTTTTGAAGAACGGCCACAAAAGCTATGACGACACTTGTTGCTAAAACTCCCATTAGCCCCAGAGATATTGGACCTGCTGCATCATCACCTGTGAATTGAGCATGCACCCTTAAATAAACGATTGCTGCCAAAATAAAGAAAATGACAGTAAAAGCGCATTTTTTTATTACATTCAAAGATTGAAGAGATAACTCAGAGAAAACATTGTTCTTTTCGATATAGGTTAAAAGTTTAAATACTTGATACAACGCTGCAGAAAAGGTAATACATATTCCATATGCACATACCAAAAGTGGATATAGCGAATAATCACCTGGACGCTCTATCGCGTCTCTTCTGGCTGCTTCAGGCAACAAAAAGATACACACGGCAAGCACTGCAATTCCAATTAGAAAAATTATTACCTTTAAGAAAGTGGTTGAAGATTGTTTAAAATCCATTTAAAACACCTCACTTATTTAATGACAAGATGATTTTATCATATTAATTTATCGTTTTACAATAAATTAATATTGTTTTTTATTATATGATTATTGTATTGCAATATGTATGTAATTACAAAAGGCAATAAAAAAAGTGAATTCACATGTGAATTCACGCTTAAAATATATTGTGGAATTAAATTTTGCATTTCAACCCATTAAAAAAATATCCGTTCTCTTTTTATATTTTGTTCTTTTCATTAAACAACTTTGTTGAATAATATGCCTTTGACTGATGAAAAGACATAATCAGGCTGCCATTCAGAAGTTAGAACATCGTCAGTCTGTGTAACCCCTGACAATACGAGGGCGGTTTTCATCCCTGCATCAAGTCCCATTTTAATATCCGTTTCAAGCCGGTCCCCGATCATGATGCATTGTTCTGGAGGAAGGTTAAGGATATTGATCGCGGCTTCTACCGTTACTATAGATGGCTTCCCAATTTGAATATCGATCTTTTTCCCGGTAACCCCTTCCAATGCTCCGATCATACCTGCACAATCCGGAACCTCTCCGAACTCTACTGGACATGTTCGATCTGGGTTCGTTGCGATTGTAATAGCTCCATTTTTAACCGCCTGGTAAGCAAAGTTCAGATGGTCATAATGAAAGCTTCTATCCCATGAAATAATGACGATATCTGTTTCCTCTGGCTTTTGAGCTGCTACAAATCCTTCACGATAAATTTCATCTTTAATAATCTGCTCGCCGATGATATAAAGTTTGGCCCTAGGGTGGTGTCTTTTCAAATAGTTGATTAAGGTTATCGTTGGATTCAAGATATTGTCTAACGTCACATGAATATTAAAGTTCCTGAGCTTTTCTACGTATTTCTGCCTGGATTCAATGGTTTTATTCGTCAAAAACAAAATTTGTTTCCCTTCATGTTGAAGACTTTTAATCACCATATCAGCATCTTTAATTAATTGATTTCCGAGATAAATCGTTCCATCCAAGTCAAAAATATAGCCTTTGATATCCTTCATATCTTCCTCCATCTCAGGAAAAAAATAATCCCTTGAGCTTGACGAATAATCCAACTTAATTGGATTATTCATTGCCCAAGGGATTCTCCTGTTCTCCATCCTTGTTCATATTTGGTTATAGTTTAATGCTCATCATTTCTTCTGCTTTTTGAATTTTACCTTTTGTATTTAAACGAGTGAGTTCCTCATCATATGGTTCCTGATCACTTAAATGAACTAAAATCACTTTATCAATAGCGTTTAGTTCATAGGATTCGGCAATTTCAGTTAAGCTGGTATGATTGGGATCATGCTTCTTAGCTGTGGTCGCTTCATGAATTAGTACATCAATATGTTTATAGGATTGGATGTGTGCATTGATTTTACTGTCTGCCGAATAAACCACCAGTTGATGATCCGCTTTTATTTCCAGTCCAACAGTTGGTACAGAATGGAGTGCCGGAAAGCAGGAAATACACATATCGGTATCTGTTAGCAGTTTTTCGTTTCGATCACCATTGAATGTTCTGATATGGATCGAAAATTTTATTCCCCAATCATCGATACCCATCGTGTCTAACCAGCTGTCGAGTTTTTCTTTATTCCTTTCATCACAATAAACGGTGAGCGGCTTTTGCCTGTTTTCCAGCCACATCCCCCATAATAAAGAAGGCAGTCCATAAATATGGTCAATGTGAAAATGGGTGAAGATGATGGCGTCAAGGTATTCTAATTCCACGTTGAGCTGTTTCAGTTTTCTGCAGGGATTTCCGCTTACGTCGACGAGAACATGAAAGTTATTATGAGAAAAACAAATTGACGTATTGTCCCGTTCAATGCCAGGATAGGCACTGCCCGTACCTAGAAAATGTATGTCCATTCAAACCACCGCCTATTTAATCCCAGAATGCATAAAGCTGGATACGAACTGTTTTTGGAAGATAAAAAATGCTATAAGTAACGGGAAGATAACCATTACGGTTCCGGCTGTTACCATGCCCCATTGAGCTCCTGTTTCGTAAGATTGGGCAAATAAAGCTAAACCGACCGTTAATGGACGGTTTTCATCAGAGTTTGTAATAATTAACGGCCACATGAAGTTGCTCCAGTGATGACTGACTGAAACTAATGCAAAAGCGAGATAGGTGGGTTTGGCAGATGGAACGTAGACGTGCCATAATGTCTGCCACCATTTGCAGCCATCGATTTTAGACGCTTCGTCTAAGTCATAAGGAACTTGCTTAAATGTTTGTCTTAATAAAAACACCCCAAACGCTGATGCCCAATAAGGGAGCATTACGGCAAGCTTCGTATTTACTAAGCCTAACTGACTCATAATCTGATAGTTTGGAAAGAGAAGGATTTCAGGCTGGATCATCAATTGAAGTAAAAATAAGAGAAACAATACATTTTTCCCTTTAAAATTTAATCTTGCAAAAGCATATGCACCCAAAGTAATCGTAAATAATTGAACGATTAAAATTCCGAAAACAATAATAAAAGTATTTAAGTAATAGGTTAGGAATGGGGCGACATGCCAGGCATCTTTATAGTTTTGTAGAGTTGGATGAGAAACCCAAAGCGGAAAAGAGTTTCCGATCACTTCTTTACTCGTTGAAAAGGAAGTAATGAGTACCCAGAACAAAGGAATAAAGAATATGATTCCTAAAAGAATGATGAAGAGGTAATTAAGCTTTTTATACAATGAAATCCCTCCTTTCCTAGTAATGGATTTTTTTATCTAAGAACAAATAATTGAATGCGGTAATACTTAATAGAACGGCGATTAGAACGACAGTTAAAACGGCTGCTTTACCTAGGTCCCAATTCGTAAAGGCTGCTTCATAAATATGATAAAGCAAAAGGTTACTGGCATTATCAGGTCCGCCTTTTGTCATGATGTATAGGTGATCTACGTTTTTAAAAGCATTTGTGATGGCTACTATCATGACGAAAAGAGTAGTCGGCATTAATAAAGGAAAGGTGATATAACGGAACATCTGAAAAGGTTTAGCTCCTTCAATCATGGCAGACTCATAAACATCTTTCGGCAAATTTTGCAGTCCGGCTAAATAAAAAATCATATAGAAACCTGTATCTTTCCAAATGATCATTAGTATCATGGCGATCATGACTGTGCTTTGATCACCTAACCAGTTTGGTCCATGTGCCCCTAATCCCTGCAAAAACTTAGCGAGAAGACCGTATTGTGGTGTATAGATAAAAAGCCAGATGTTGGCCACTGCGATCAATGGAATGATTGTTGGATAAAAGAAAGAGGTTCTAAGCAATGCGCTGCCAGCCATTTTTTTATTCAACCAAATCGCTAGATACATAGCTAAAAACAAACTGGCTGGAACAGTCCCGATGATAAAAATGATGTTATTCATGATCACTTTTCTAAAGATTTCATCTGTTAAGACTTCTTTGTACTGATCCATACCTGAAAATTTAAGCCTGGTCATCGGACCGCTGTAAAAGCTTAAATAAACGGATTTAAGCGTCGGATAAAATGTAAATAATGACAGGAAGATAAAAGAAGGCAGTAATAATAAATAAGCAAATATATTCTGCTTAAAACCAGGACGAAACTTTTTTTTATCCTTTGTTAATGGGGCATGATCCAGCATAATATTTTTTTTATACGTTCTTGGTGTGTTATCCATAATTGTTATGACAACCCCCTATCCCTTGATGAAGGGAGAAGCCCAAATTTATCGTTCATTTGAGCTTCTCTATGCTTCTTCCTTTTTATTTAGTCTTGAAAAGGCTCTAAAACTTTTTCAGCGTCTTTCTGGGCTTTATCTAAACTTTCATCCACACTGCTTTTTCCAGTTAATACAGCCTGGATGGCATCGTTGAATATTTTTTGGACTTCACCGTTTTGATAGGTTGCCAGTTCACTATCTGCGTATTCCAGCTGCTCGCGTGCGATAACGGCTTGCGGGAAATCAGTTACATATTTTTTTAGCTTATCTGTTTCATAAGCTGACTTTCTCGTAGCTACATATCCTGTGTCGATCGACCATTGTGCTACGCGCTCAGGTTCTGTCAAAAACTTCATGAACTTAATGGCTGCTTTTTTATTTTCTTTTGGTACCCCTTTAAACATATAAATATTTCCTCCGCCAGTCGGGGAACCGTATTGATTATTTGCAGGGAGGTAGGCTACTCCAAAGTCAAAATCAGCATTCGCTTTAACATTTGTTAAGTTTCCGGTGGTGTGATACATCATGGCCGTTCTTCCGCTTAAGAAATCAGATGGAACCGTAGCCCATTCGATTGCTCCTTCAGGCATTACTTTGTGCTTTTTGCTTAAATCCAGGTAAAATTGCAAAGCTTCTTTCGTATATGGCGCATTAAAATACGTTTTCTTGCCATCCTCGGACATGATGTTTTTCTCTGTTTGCAAAGCTAGTGCTTGAGTCATCCAATATTGATAACCAGTACTTGGAATCTCCAGCCCCCATTGATCTTTTCCGCCATTCACTGTTAATTTCTTGCCGTAATCGACTAGCTCATCCCATGTTTTTGGAGGAGCATCAGGATTAAGTCCTGCCTTTTTGAAAGCGTCTTTGTTGTAGTAAAGGACGATTGTGCTTCTTTGAAATGGAAGGCTCCAAACTTTATCGCCAACTTTTGAATTTGCCATAAAAGCATCATAAAAATCATCAAAATATTTTTTATCAAATAATGGCGTCATTTCTTCAATGACATCATTCTCCCGGAGCGTAAATAGATCGATAGAAAACAACACCGCTAATTCAGGAGGATTTCCGCCTTGGACCGCAGCCATTACCTGAGTCATTGTTTCGGAATAACTGCCCCCATATCTGGCGTTAACTTTGATATCAGGATTTTCCTTTTCGAAGTCTGCCACTAAATTGTCCACAATTTTAGCAACATCTCCACCGACAGCAACAGGGAAATAGAAGTCTATTTCTGTGACATCCTTTTTGGACCCTCCATTGCCATTACTTGTACCGCTGCTACAAGCTGCAAGAAATACAAGCAGCAAAGCAGTTAACAATGAGAACAACTTTTTCATCCATAACTCCTCCTTAATAAATGGTTTTATAAATAAAATAAATAAATCCCCATGAACAATAAAACGTATTACAACAACGTAATACACTTTATTGATCACAGGGTTCTCTTCATCTCTACCCCAAGACAATAAATGTCCTGTAAATTATTTGATTATTTATAATAATAAAACAATTATTTCTAGTTAGCAATCATTTTTTGTATGCGCTTACAAAATATATAAAATAAAGGCTGTTTTCGTAAACTTTGTTGCTTATGAAGGTGGTTAATTTCCGTTCCAGGTTGCTCGCTTTCCGCGGGCAAGCGGTGAGCCACAATGTGTTCAAGGATGTATTGTGCTCCTGCGTCTACAAGCAAATCCTCTCGAACCAGGATTACTCGTCGCATGCCTTGCGAGAAGAATTTCAAGTGGTTGGCACGCACCTTACACTCAGATTAACTGTCAATGATGACAAGATAAATGAGATTTGAAAGCAAATATCTTTTAGAAAAAAGCCTAAAAAAACCTCCCTGGCAGACAGGGAGGTTGAAAATCGTGTAATTATACAGTTTGAACTGCTTTTTCTAGAGCGATTTCAGCTGTTACATAATCATAGCCAAGGTCTATTGCTACTGCTTCATATGTTACAAATCCGCTAGCAGTGTTAAGTCCAGATCTAAGAGATGCATTTTCAGCGATTGCTTTTTGAGCACCTTTGTTCGCAATTTGCAGTGCGTAAGGTACTGTTGCATTCGTAAGTGCGATTGTAGAAGTACGCGGAACTGCACCAGGCATGTTAGCTACAGCATAGTGAACAACACCGTGCTTGTCGTAAGTTGGGTTGTCATGAGTTGTGATGCGGTCTACAGTTTCAAAGATTCCGCCTTGGTCGATCGCAACGTCAACAATTACAGAACCTGGAGTCATTGCTTTGATCATTTCTTCTGTTACTAGTTTAGGTGCTTTTGCCCCCGGGATAAGAACTGCTCCGATAACAAGATCAGATTCAGCCACTGCTTGAGCGATGTTTAACGGGTTAGACATCAACGTTTGGATGCTGTTACCGAAAATATCATCTAATTGACGAAGACGGTCTGGGCTCAAGTCGATGATTGTAACGTCAGCGCCAAGTCCGATTGCCACTTTTGCTGCGTTCGTTCCAACAACACCACCACCGATGATTGTAACTTTACCACGGCGAACTCCAGGTACACCTGCAAGCAGGATTCCTTTTCCGCCCTTAGGCTTTTCAAGGAATTGTGCACCGATTTGTGCAGACATACGTCCAGCTACTTCACTCATAGGTGTAAGAAGCGGAAGTGTGCGGTTGAATTCAACTGTTTCATAAGCGATTGCTGTTACGCCACTCTCAGTAAGAGCTTTTGCCAATGCTGGCTCAGCTGCAAGGTGAAGGTAAGTGAAAAGAATGAGGTCTGAACGGAAATACTTGTACTCAGATTCTAAAGGTTCTTTAACCTTCATTACCATTTCTGCTGCCCAAGCGTCTTTTGCTTCTGCTACGATTTCTGCTCCTGCTGCTGCATAATCTTCGTTTGTAAATCCGCTGCCGACACCTGCGTTGTTTTCGACTAATACTTTGTGGCCTGAAGCTGTTAATGTTACAACACCAGATGGCGTAATCGCTACGCGGTTTTCGTTGTTTTTAATTTCTGCTGGAACTCCAATAATCATTTGTGAATCCTCCTATATAAATAAACTGTTGATTGCGTTTTCAATTGTGATTTCAGTATAAAAGGGGAAGAGACGTATTTCATTGTTAGGAAATCAAAAAATGGAAAAAAGCATTTGTGAATATTCACAAATGCAAGTCCTAAAATATTCTATTTAATTTAAAATCCAGATAGATCATGATCTTTTGATGAGGGCTTTTCAGATCAATGTTCGTGATTTCGCTGATTCGTTTCAGCCGGTAGAGGAGTGTATTCATATGGATGTGGAGTACATCCGCTGCTTTGTTTAAGTTTTCATCCATTGTTAAATACGTTTCGAGCGTGTAGTATAGCTCGGTTTTATGAAGGCGGTCATAATGCTGCAGTTTTGCGAGCATTTCGTTTTGATAACCTTGTCTTTGTTGTTTTTCATAAATGCTGTCTAAAAATTGATAAATCCCAAGCTCGTGATAACCGTTCAGCGATAAGGTTTCTCCACCAAGCTTTTCCTGTACAGCTAAAACAGTTGAAGCTTCTTTATAGCTTTTCTCAACTTGTGTAAAAGAAGTAACGAGGCTGCCATACGCTGCTTTTACATCTGAAACAGAAAAACGTTCTTTCATATGTGTGAAAAAGGATTCAACAAAAGATTTTGCTAGATCTAATGAAGGTTCTTTACCGACAGGTGAAGCTAACAATAGCATTTGGTTGCTGTCAGCTGCTGATAAAAGGACATTGATTTTTTGGTTGACTGCTGCAATGTATAAAATGTCTTTTTCCAATGACGGTGTAATCTCTTCTTGAAGCTGCAGTATAAAAACGGATGCCGGTAAAACGGGCAATATATTTAACTCATGCAGTTTCTCTACTATTAATTCTTCTTTTGGAAGGTTTCCGGTCAGCATTTTCCAAAATAGCTCCTGGCGGTTTTCTTCCTTCCTTTTTGTACCGATTTGCATTTGCAGTAATTGGCTTTTAGCGGAGACTGCTGCAAGCTTTAGCATTTCCATCTCGTCAGGGGAAAGTTTTTTCTCCACTTCAAGAACCCAAATATACCCGAGGACTTCGCTGTTTTTTCGAATGGAAACAGCTACCCGGTCTCCAAGCCCGACTTTTTGTATAGAAGTAACCCGAACGGGGTCATCACTTTCTTGTAATTTTGGAATAACGCCGTCTTTCCAGAGACTGTTCACAACTTTTTCAGGAACGCGTCTGCCGATGATCGTTGCGATACGCGCCGGATCTGTGCCATCTTCATGTGTGCTGTAAGCAAGAAGCCGATGGTTCTGGTCCTCAATCGTTACAGG
Protein-coding sequences here:
- a CDS encoding DUF2975 domain-containing protein, with translation MDFKQSSTTFLKVIIFLIGIAVLAVCIFLLPEAARRDAIERPGDYSLYPLLVCAYGICITFSAALYQVFKLLTYIEKNNVFSELSLQSLNVIKKCAFTVIFFILAAIVYLRVHAQFTGDDAAGPISLGLMGVLATSVVIAFVAVLQKPIKNILDSQPKNN
- a CDS encoding DUF2975 domain-containing protein produces the protein MKIATTLFMKIAVILIGIPVLALCIFLVPELADAVSDYLGVHSIKYIIFILLYGGALPFYFALYQTFKLLSYIDKNIAFSELSVRALMRIKYCAISICSLHVLGLPLYYLVAEKDDAPGLIFVGMIIPFASLVIAVFAAVLQRLLQEAINIKSENDLTV
- a CDS encoding HAD-IIA family hydrolase, with translation MKDIKGYIFDLDGTIYLGNQLIKDADMVIKSLQHEGKQILFLTNKTIESRQKYVEKLRNFNIHVTLDNILNPTITLINYLKRHHPRAKLYIIGEQIIKDEIYREGFVAAQKPEETDIVIISWDRSFHYDHLNFAYQAVKNGAITIATNPDRTCPVEFGEVPDCAGMIGALEGVTGKKIDIQIGKPSIVTVEAAINILNLPPEQCIMIGDRLETDIKMGLDAGMKTALVLSGVTQTDDVLTSEWQPDYVFSSVKGILFNKVV
- the ald gene encoding alanine dehydrogenase, translated to MIIGVPAEIKNNENRVAITPSGVVTLTASGHKVLVENNAGVGSGFTNEDYAAAGAEIVAEAKDAWAAEMVMKVKEPLESEYKYFRSDLILFTYLHLAAEPALAKALTESGVTAIAYETVEFNRTLPLLTPMSEVAGRMSAQIGAQFLEKPKGGKGILLAGVPGVRRGKVTIIGGGVVGTNAAKVAIGLGADVTIIDLSPDRLRQLDDIFGNSIQTLMSNPLNIAQAVAESDLVIGAVLIPGAKAPKLVTEEMIKAMTPGSVIVDVAIDQGGIFETVDRITTHDNPTYDKHGVVHYAVANMPGAVPRTSTIALTNATVPYALQIANKGAQKAIAENASLRSGLNTASGFVTYEAVAIDLGYDYVTAEIALEKAVQTV
- a CDS encoding carbohydrate ABC transporter permease, producing MYKKLNYLFIILLGIIFFIPLFWVLITSFSTSKEVIGNSFPLWVSHPTLQNYKDAWHVAPFLTYYLNTFIIVFGILIVQLFTITLGAYAFARLNFKGKNVLFLLFLLQLMIQPEILLFPNYQIMSQLGLVNTKLAVMLPYWASAFGVFLLRQTFKQVPYDLDEASKIDGCKWWQTLWHVYVPSAKPTYLAFALVSVSHHWSNFMWPLIITNSDENRPLTVGLALFAQSYETGAQWGMVTAGTVMVIFPLLIAFFIFQKQFVSSFMHSGIK
- a CDS encoding helix-turn-helix transcriptional regulator; this translates as MAIIINIDVMLAKRKMSVTELSERVGITMANLSILKNGKAKAVRFSTLEAICKTLDCQPGDILEYKSDDDTQ
- a CDS encoding sugar ABC transporter permease codes for the protein MLDHAPLTKDKKKFRPGFKQNIFAYLLLLPSFIFLSLFTFYPTLKSVYLSFYSGPMTRLKFSGMDQYKEVLTDEIFRKVIMNNIIFIIGTVPASLFLAMYLAIWLNKKMAGSALLRTSFFYPTIIPLIAVANIWLFIYTPQYGLLAKFLQGLGAHGPNWLGDQSTVMIAMILMIIWKDTGFYMIFYLAGLQNLPKDVYESAMIEGAKPFQMFRYITFPLLMPTTLFVMIVAITNAFKNVDHLYIMTKGGPDNASNLLLYHIYEAAFTNWDLGKAAVLTVVLIAVLLSITAFNYLFLDKKIHY
- a CDS encoding ABC transporter substrate-binding protein, whose amino-acid sequence is MKKLFSLLTALLLVFLAACSSGTSNGNGGSKKDVTEIDFYFPVAVGGDVAKIVDNLVADFEKENPDIKVNARYGGSYSETMTQVMAAVQGGNPPELAVLFSIDLFTLRENDVIEEMTPLFDKKYFDDFYDAFMANSKVGDKVWSLPFQRSTIVLYYNKDAFKKAGLNPDAPPKTWDELVDYGKKLTVNGGKDQWGLEIPSTGYQYWMTQALALQTEKNIMSEDGKKTYFNAPYTKEALQFYLDLSKKHKVMPEGAIEWATVPSDFLSGRTAMMYHTTGNLTNVKANADFDFGVAYLPANNQYGSPTGGGNIYMFKGVPKENKKAAIKFMKFLTEPERVAQWSIDTGYVATRKSAYETDKLKKYVTDFPQAVIAREQLEYADSELATYQNGEVQKIFNDAIQAVLTGKSSVDESLDKAQKDAEKVLEPFQD
- a CDS encoding ribonuclease Z, yielding MDIHFLGTGSAYPGIERDNTSICFSHNNFHVLVDVSGNPCRKLKQLNVELEYLDAIIFTHFHIDHIYGLPSLLWGMWLENRQKPLTVYCDERNKEKLDSWLDTMGIDDWGIKFSIHIRTFNGDRNEKLLTDTDMCISCFPALHSVPTVGLEIKADHQLVVYSADSKINAHIQSYKHIDVLIHEATTAKKHDPNHTSLTEIAESYELNAIDKVILVHLSDQEPYDEELTRLNTKGKIQKAEEMMSIKL
- a CDS encoding PucR family transcriptional regulator, yielding MKDYQTDPFKGTFGSLENLADKISDVLSCPVTIEDQNHRLLAYSTHEDGTDPARIATIIGRRVPEKVVNSLWKDGVIPKLQESDDPVRVTSIQKVGLGDRVAVSIRKNSEVLGYIWVLEVEKKLSPDEMEMLKLAAVSAKSQLLQMQIGTKRKEENRQELFWKMLTGNLPKEELIVEKLHELNILPVLPASVFILQLQEEITPSLEKDILYIAAVNQKINVLLSAADSNQMLLLASPVGKEPSLDLAKSFVESFFTHMKERFSVSDVKAAYGSLVTSFTQVEKSYKEASTVLAVQEKLGGETLSLNGYHELGIYQFLDSIYEKQQRQGYQNEMLAKLQHYDRLHKTELYYTLETYLTMDENLNKAADVLHIHMNTLLYRLKRISEITNIDLKSPHQKIMIYLDFKLNRIF